One part of the Vicia villosa cultivar HV-30 ecotype Madison, WI linkage group LG6, Vvil1.0, whole genome shotgun sequence genome encodes these proteins:
- the LOC131613448 gene encoding uncharacterized protein LOC131613448, whose amino-acid sequence MFKCGDDLQRTQAWVEANSQQKYSTRKMYKNLQGRKPNVPWRRVFFGNSARLRAAFILWLACRNRLPTKDRISKFGVQTDGKCIYCGDEESCQHLFFECRVTRHVWLQVLNWLKLPHTPHRWDLELEWISKTVSKSNVRSKTLQLAIAEVVYAVWNVRNHKIFQDDSHMELDSHQIIQNIKWRLSGTPKLEAYCHTLDID is encoded by the coding sequence ATGTTTAAATGTGGcgatgatcttcaaaggactcAGGCCTGGGTTGAGGCTAATAGTCAGCAGAAGTATAGCACTAGAAAGATGTACAAGAATTTGCAGGGGAGAAAGCCAAATGTGCCTTGGAGAAGGGTATTTTTTGGTAATAGTGCCAGACTGAGGGCTGCGTTTATTCTTTGGCTTGCTTGCAGGAACAGACTGCCGACCAAGGACAGAATTAGCAAATTTGGAGTGCAAACTGATGGGAAGTGCATATATTGTGGAGATGAGGAAAGCTGTCAACACCTGTTTTTTGAGTGCAGGGTAACAAGGCATGTATGGCTGCAAGTGTTGAATTGGCTGAAGCTTCCCCATACGCCCCACAGGTGGGACTTGGAATTAGAATGGATTAGCAAAACTGTCAGCAAAAGCAATGTTAGAAGTAAAACTCTACAATTGGCGATAGCTGAAGTAGTGTATGCTGTTTGGAATGTGCGTAACCATAAGATTTTCCAGGATGACAGTCACATGGAACTGGATAGCCACCAgattatacaaaatataaaatgGAGATTGAGTGGAACTCCTAAGTTGGAAGCTTATTGCCATACCCTTGACATTGATTAG